CGGCGATATGGGTTACCTGTCCAACGGCTACATCTTCATCGTCGGCCGCGCCAAGGACATGATCATCATCAACGGCCGCAACCATTGGCCGCAGGACATCGAATGGGCGGTCGAGCAGCTTCCCGGGTTCAAGTCGGGCGACATTGCGGCATTCGCAATCACGGGCCCGTCGGGCGAGGAAACGCCCGCCGTGCTGGTTCATTGCCGCGTCAGCGACGCCGGCGAGCGCAGCCGGCTTCGCGACGATATTCGCGAGCGGGTCCGCGCGATCACCGGTATATCACCCGTTGTCGAATTGATCCCGCCGCGCAGCCTGCCGCGCACCTCGTCGGGCAAACTGTCCCGCACGAAGGCGCGCAATCTCTATCTTAGCGGAGAGATCCAGCCGTTCGACGTCGCCGCCTGACGGTCTGGCGGCGGTTTTCCGGTGCGACGCTCTTGCGCATGCATCGCCGCCGCATTAGGTCGCGGATCGGCTTAGGGGTATAGCTCAGTTGGTAGAGCATCGGTCTCCAAAACCGAGGGTCGTGGGTTCGAGTCCCCCTGCCCCTGCCAGCCGCCGCTTGCGTCATCGGACCGCTTCGCGCTATGAGGCAATCAAGAGGTCTAGCGGCGCGCCGCGGGCCTCCTTTTTTTAAGCTTCGAGATGGGACGACAAGTGGCAAAGGTTTCCCCGGGCGAATTCGTCAATCAGGTCCGCGCCGAAGGCCGCAAGGTCGTCTGGCCGTCGATGAAGGAAACCCGCACCACCGCGATCATGGTCCTGATCATGACCACGCTGCTGGCAATCTTCTTCTTCGGGGTCGATTCCGCATTCAGCGCGATCGTCCAGTGGCTGATCAGCC
Above is a genomic segment from Sphingomonas sp. LY29 containing:
- the secE gene encoding preprotein translocase subunit SecE; this encodes MAKVSPGEFVNQVRAEGRKVVWPSMKETRTTAIMVLIMTTLLAIFFFGVDSAFSAIVQWLISLLG